The following coding sequences lie in one Capsicum annuum cultivar UCD-10X-F1 chromosome 5, UCD10Xv1.1, whole genome shotgun sequence genomic window:
- the LOC107872103 gene encoding agamous-like MADS-box protein AGL8 homolog, with protein MTKKGVRTTRNLDSKIKKATLEKRFQSLCKKAKELSILCDTEVGIIAFSHAENDIFAWPSVIQAIDRVKNYLACVETKKPVKFQKHETYLQSILDAQEKYIDQMEQNVEKIEMENLFRELVNARKRFDELEDREIKGLLKLFAVKRTKLEEKKKQLKQNI; from the coding sequence ATGACCAAAAAGGGGGTTAGGACCACTAGAAATcttgattcaaaaataaaaaaagctacTCTAGAGAAAAGATTTCAATCATTGTGTAAGAAAGCAAAGGAGCTGTCCATCCTATGTGATACAGAAGTAGGTATTATTGCTTTTAGTCATGCAGAAAATGATATTTTCGCTTGGCCATCTGTAATCCAGGCCATAGATCGGGTCAAGAATTATTTAGCTTGTGTTGAAACCAAAAAGCCAGTTAAGTTTCAAAAGCATGAAACTTATCTACAATCAATATTGGATgcacaagaaaaatatattgatcAGATGGAGCAAAATGTTGAGAAGATAGAAATGGAGAACCTCTTCAGAGAACTTGTTAATGCAAGAAAAAGATTTGATGAACTTGAGGATAGAGAAATTAAAGGTTTGTTAAAGTTATTTGCAGTTAAGAGGACCAAacttgaagaaaagaagaaacaactgAAACAAAATATTTAG